One Cervus canadensis isolate Bull #8, Minnesota chromosome 13, ASM1932006v1, whole genome shotgun sequence DNA segment encodes these proteins:
- the RNF223 gene encoding RING finger protein 223: MSSSPQVWHMTMPPISRSSPTATVPRSPSSASSPRSPGTPGSEKVASPLECSICFSGYDNIFKTPKELSCTHVFCLECLARLAAAQPTGQPGSEAVPCPFCRQPTAVPAAGAPALRTSRQLQARMPAHLRQEEPVWLEGTKLCYYPPPSVPGPVEPGFMCVDIGPSKPAEPAAPAPIPGPAHHRGLLARCWARCRDWRRVALITALLLVLFCVVLWPVQCALRTGSLHCLPRPPSTAATAATTFSLGSLVDN; the protein is encoded by the coding sequence ATGTCGTCAAGCCCACAGGTGTGGCACATGACCATGCCGCCTATCAGCAGGAGCAGCCCCACAGCCACAGTGCCCAGGTCCCCCAGCTCAGCCAGCAGCCCCAGGTCTCCGGGCACCCCAGGCTCAGAGAAAGTGGCCTCCCCTCTGGAGTGCTCCATCTGCTTCTCGGGCTATGACAACATCTTCAAGACACCCAAGGAGCTCTCCTGCACCCATGTCTTCTGCCTGGAGTGCCTGGCACGGCTGGCGGCCGCCCAGCCCACAGGCCAGCCAGGTAGCGAGGCTGTGCCCTGCCCATTCTGCCGGCAACCCACAGCTGTACCCGCTGCTGGAGCCCCTGCGCTGCGCACCAGCCGCCAGCTGCAGGCCCGGATGCCAGCGCACCTGCGGCAGGAGGAGCCCGTGTGGCTAGAGGGCACCAAGCTGTGCTATTACCCACCGCCCTCTGTGCCTGGCCCGGTGGAGCCCGGCTTCATGTGCGTGGACATAGGCCCAAGCAAGCCCGCTGAGCCTGCTGCACCTGCGCCCatcccaggccctgcccaccatCGGGGGCTCTTGGCCCGCTGCTGGGCACGCTGCAGGGACTGGAGGCGCGTGGCGCTCATCACAGCCCTGCTGCTCGTGCTCTTCTGTGTGGTCCTCTGGCCTGTGCAGTGCGCACTCAGGACTGGGAGTCTGCACTGCCTCCCCCGGCCTCCCTCCACCGCCGCCACTGCTGCCACCACCTTCTCACTCGGGTCCCTGGTGGACAATTAG